One Rissa tridactyla isolate bRisTri1 chromosome 4, bRisTri1.patW.cur.20221130, whole genome shotgun sequence DNA window includes the following coding sequences:
- the LOC128909287 gene encoding transmembrane protein 151B-like, which translates to MCRESHWKCLLLSILMYGCLGAVAWCQLSRVTKLSFDSSFKGKSMIYHDSPCSDGYVYIPLAFLSMLYVVYLVECWHCHVKRELQYKADVDSVYECINRMQQATPCIWWKAISYHFVRRTRQVTRYRNGDAYTTTQVYHERVNTHVAEAEFDYSHCGYKDISKELLGLESYTATKLRFTKCFSFANIESENSYLTQRAHFFTEIEGLDDYMEVREGMQLKNVDFKELMMAYGDPDHLPWYVSHYAFWVAAILMISWPLRVLIEYRTAYVHYHVEKLLGLEYTAPTAVEEPLYRYRMPRDATQDSTELEWHICTNRQLIPSYSEAMLMDLANSPAYNSYAVCRYGETAHGCERCNRASSTSSIFSRHAFHSCSGNSRLSLNTSRFSLCRVHGSHRTGLWRSRSSSIADRGCQDEQCCSYSSQLAVNENPPTYHDARFFPVLIVHRPEGHDGRHFYVRRSSCLETSL; encoded by the coding sequence ATGTGCCGAGAGTCCCACTGGAaatgcctcctcctctccatcctcatGTATGGCTGCCTGGGTGCAGTGGCCTGGTGTCAGCTGTCCCGAGTCACCAAGCTCAGCTTTGATAGCTCCTTCAAGGGCAAGTCCATGATCTACCACGACAGCCCGTGCTCGGATGGCTATGTCTATATCCCGCTGGCCTTCCTCTCTATGCTGTACGTGGTGTACCTGGTGGAGTGCTGGCACTGCCACGTTAAGAGAGAGCTGCAGTACAAGGCGGATGTGGACAGTGTCTATGAATGCATCAACCGCATGCAGCAAGCCACTCCGTGCATCTGGTGGAAGGCCATCAGCTACCACTTTGTGCGGCGAACCCGGCAGGTGACCCGGTACCGCAACGGTGACGCCTACACCACCACGCAAGTCTACCACGAGAGAGTCAACACCCATGTGGCTGAAGCTGAGTTCGACTACTCTCACTGTGGATACAAGGACATCTCCAAGGAACTTCTGGGCCTGGAGAGCTACACAGCCACCAAGCTGAGGTTCACCAAGTGCTTCAGCTTTGCCAATATTGAGTCTGAGAACTCTTACCTGACTCAGAGGGCTCACTTCTTCACAGAGATTGAGGGGCTAGATGACTACATGGAGGTGAGGGAAGGCATGCAGCTCAAAAACGTGGACTTTAAAGAGCTTATGATGGCCTATGGGGACCCGGATCACCTCCCCTGGTATGTGTCCCACTATGCTTTCTGGGTGGCAGCTATCCTGATGATCTCGTGGCCGCTCAGGGTACTCATAGAGTATCGGACTGCTTATGTCCACTACCATGTGGAGAAGCTGCTGGGCCTGGAGTACACGGCGCCTACGGCAGTGGAGGAGCCCTTATACCGGTACCGCATGCCCCGAGATGCCACGCAGGACAGCACCGAGCTGGAGTGGCACATCTGCACCAACCGGCAGCTGATCCCCAGCTACTCGGAGGCCATGCTCATGGACCTGGCCAACTCCCCGGCCTACAACAGCTACGCCGTGTGCCGATACGGCGAAACAGCCCATGGCTGCGAACGCTGCAACCGTGCCTCCAGCACCTCCTCCATCTTCTCACGCCACGCTTTCCACAGCTGCAGCGGCAACTCCCGCCTCTCCCTCAACACCAGCCGCTTCTCCCTCTGCCGCGTCCACGGCTCCCACAGGACAGGCCTCTGGAGGAGCCGCAGCAGCAGCATCGCAGACCGGGGCTGCCAGGACGAGCAGTGCTGCTCCTACTCCAGCCAGCTGGCTGTCAACGAAAACCCCCCGACCTACCATGACGCCCGCTTCTTCCCCGTCCTGATTGTGCACAGGCCAGAGGGGCACGATGGGCGGCATTTCTATGTCAGGCGCTCCTCCTGTCTAGAAACCTCTCTGTGA